A window from Pokkaliibacter sp. MBI-7 encodes these proteins:
- a CDS encoding ATP phosphoribosyltransferase regulatory subunit, which yields MTLADRWLLPDGVKEVLPPEAERIESVRRQLLDLYRGWGYDLVMTPLIEYLESLLTGTGHDLELLTFKVTDQLTGRMMGVRADITPQVARIDAHCLHNTGVVRLCYASPVLHTRPAYLQASRNPLQLGAELYGHDGAASDVEVIQLMLETLRTTGVRQAVTLDLNQVNIYRQLARHAGLDAQQAEVLTEILQRKSLTELRSYVAAQVADKQAAEWLLALARLNGDVTVLQQAEALFADAPAGVRNALANLRDIVEAVQQYSAEVDIYIDLSELRGYNYHTGIIFTAYVPGYGQPVAKGGRYDDIGRVFGRARPATGFSADLMVLVALSDQVEVELPKGIYAPANPDALLSERIAELRVSGERVVAGLPGMSDDPRELRCDRQLQWDGEQWQVVSLAN from the coding sequence ATGACACTTGCCGATCGTTGGCTGTTGCCAGATGGCGTGAAAGAAGTGCTGCCGCCCGAGGCTGAACGCATTGAAAGTGTTCGCCGCCAATTGCTGGACCTTTACCGTGGCTGGGGCTATGACCTGGTCATGACCCCACTCATCGAATATCTTGAGTCGTTGCTGACCGGCACAGGGCATGATCTGGAGTTGTTAACTTTCAAGGTGACGGACCAGCTGACGGGTCGCATGATGGGAGTGCGGGCAGATATTACCCCTCAGGTGGCGCGTATTGATGCCCACTGCCTGCATAACACTGGCGTCGTGCGCTTATGTTATGCCAGCCCTGTTCTGCATACCCGTCCAGCGTATCTGCAAGCTTCCCGTAATCCTCTGCAGCTTGGGGCGGAGCTATATGGTCACGACGGTGCTGCTTCGGATGTTGAGGTCATTCAGCTGATGCTGGAAACCTTACGGACGACTGGTGTACGTCAGGCGGTGACACTGGATTTGAATCAGGTGAATATCTACCGCCAACTGGCTCGTCATGCTGGGCTGGATGCACAGCAGGCCGAGGTCCTGACCGAAATTCTGCAACGTAAATCTTTGACTGAATTGCGTAGCTATGTAGCTGCTCAGGTTGCTGACAAGCAGGCAGCAGAGTGGTTGCTGGCTTTGGCCCGCCTCAATGGAGACGTCACGGTATTGCAGCAGGCTGAGGCGCTATTTGCTGACGCTCCAGCTGGAGTGCGTAATGCACTGGCAAACCTGCGTGACATTGTCGAGGCCGTTCAGCAATATTCCGCAGAGGTGGATATCTATATCGATCTCAGCGAGCTTCGTGGATATAACTACCATACAGGGATAATTTTTACCGCCTATGTTCCCGGTTACGGCCAGCCCGTAGCAAAGGGGGGGCGTTATGATGATATCGGCCGCGTTTTTGGCCGAGCCAGGCCTGCTACCGGATTTAGTGCTGACCTGATGGTTTTGGTTGCACTCTCTGACCAGGTGGAAGTCGAGTTACCCAAGGGGATCTATGCTCCTGCCAATCCGGATGCGCTTTTGTCTGAGCGTATTGCTGAACTGCGCGTGAGCGGGGAGCGGGTCGTGGCAGGCTTGCCAGGCATGAGCGATGATCCGCGAGAACTGCGCTGTGACCGGCAGCTGCAATGGGATGGAGAGCAGTGGCAGGTTGTGTCGCTGGCGAACTGA
- a CDS encoding DUF2065 domain-containing protein: MNNDFWQTLALAFCLLLVLEGILPFLNPRGWKQMMTQLTNMSDLSLRLWGLGSMLAGVCLLYLIH; the protein is encoded by the coding sequence ATGAACAACGACTTTTGGCAGACACTGGCCCTGGCCTTCTGTCTGTTGTTGGTATTGGAAGGCATTCTTCCGTTTCTTAACCCGCGAGGCTGGAAGCAGATGATGACTCAGTTAACTAACATGAGTGATCTTTCGCTACGCCTGTGGGGGCTGGGAAGTATGCTGGCAGGTGTATGCCTGCTTTACTTGATTCACTAG